A genome region from Cucumis sativus cultivar 9930 chromosome 4, Cucumber_9930_V3, whole genome shotgun sequence includes the following:
- the LOC101214639 gene encoding linoleate 13S-lipoxygenase 2-1, chloroplastic isoform X2: MLNSSIHYRSNQASFAYQKSFIHRNVEPVLVHLHQGLKPNPSHIGFTNNLSVVKESSFAMTSINRPISIKVVVTIKQCINDLFPHFGFKPRLDHITNWWPSQALGLEFISNEMDPRLEKGTTKAYAERVKRKDNEVIVYETKVVIPADFGAIGGVLVENEHNKEMFLMDIVIHGIPTQYHLHFPCNSWIQSKDRRIFFTTKSYLPSNTPDGLKRYRREELRNLQGNGYKKHESHHRIYDYDVYNDLGDPDKGVHHSRPILGGKKFPYPRRCMTGRPRTSSDSLSEVRSMEFYVPRDEAFSISKQGNTLMKAFNSMLHGFLLPALEDNFNKHYSTLFETKHDRSPCPKLVQILTDKAMDILLLHSSQTSYGDKFFWFRDEEFARQTLAGLNPYSIRLVTEWPLKSKLDPSIYGSPESAITDEIVEQQIKGVMSLDEALKQKKLFILDYHDVFIPYVAKVRKLKGRTLYGSRTLFFLNPDSTLRPLAIELSRPPIDNEPQWKDVFTPCWDAYGLWLWRIAKAHVLAHDSGHHQLITHWLRTHCCVEPYVIATHRQLSAMHPMYRLLHPHLRYTMAINAAAREALISVEGLIENIFSTGKYSMEISSLVYDKQWQFNLEALPADLIHRGLAVEDPNAAHGLKLSIEDYPFANDGLILWDAIKEWVTEYVDHYYPNPNVVNSDDELQAWWTEIRTVGHADKKDEPWWPILNTPKDLIDIVTTIIWVTSGHHAAVNFGQYSFAASYYPARPSLTRLNIPTEQPNSQLWDCFLENPENVFLETFPTHFQATLLLSILKILSCHSPDEEYLGGDMEAAWEDEDVIKEAFYKFRAKLQNLEVIIDERNANPNLRNRHGAAGIGPYQLLKPFSEPGVTARGVPNSVSI, encoded by the exons atgctaaaCTCTTCAATACATTATAGGTCAAACCAAGCTTCGTTTGCGTATCAAAAGTCATTTATTCATAGAAATGTTGAACCTGTATTAGTCCATCTACATCAAGGGTTAAAACCAAATCCTTCTCATATTGGTTTCACCAATAATCTCAGTGTTGTTAAAGAGTCATCCTTTGCTATGACTTCCATCAACAGGCCAATTTCAATCAAAGTCGTGGTTACAATCAAACAGTGCATCAATGATTTGTTTCCACATTTTGGGTTCAAACCAAGGCTCGACCATATCACTAATTGGTGGCCAAGTCAAGCTCTTGGTTTGGAGTTTATTAGCAATGAGATGGATCCAA GATTGGAGAAGGGAACAACAAAAGCTTATGCAGAGAGAGTGAAGAGAAAGGATAACGAGGTAATTGTGTATGAGACAAAGGTGGTAATTCCAGCAGATTTTGGTGCAATTGGAGGAGTTTTGGTTGAGAATGAACACAACAAAGAGATGTTTCTTATGGACATTGTGATTCATGGAATTCCAACACAATATCATCTTCATTTCCCATGCAATTCTTGGATTCAGAGCAAAGATAGAAGAATCTTCTTCACCACTAAG TCATATTTGCCGTCAAATACACCAGATGGACTAAAGAGATATAGAAGAGAAGAGCTTAGAAATTTGCAAGGCAATGGATATAAGAAACATGAGAGCCACCATAGGATATACGATTATGACGTGTACAATGATCTCGGTGATCCTGACAAAGGTGTTCACCATTCAAGACCCATTCTTGGTGGTAAAAAATTTCCTTATCCTCGACGTTGTATGACGGGTCGTCCTCGAACCTCATCAG ATTCATTATCAGAAGTCAGAAGTATGGAGTTTTATGTGCCACGAGATGAAGCGTTCTCCATATCAAAACAGGGAAATACATTGATGAAGGCATTTAATTCCATGTTACATGGCTTCTTATTACCAGCTTTAGAGGACAACTTCAATAAACATTATTCCACTCTCTTTGAAACAAAACATGATCGTTCTCCTTGTCCTAAACTTGTTCAAATCCTTACTGATAAGGCCATGGATATCTTACTCTTGCATTCTTCGCAGACATCCTATG GGGACAAATTCTTTTGGTTTAGAGATGAGGAATTTGCTAGACAGACCCTTGCAGGTCTCAATCCGTATAGCATAAGACTTGTCACG GAATGGCCATTGAAGAGTAAGCTTGACCCTTCTATTTATGGTTCCCCTGAATCCGCAATCACTGATGAAATAGTTGAGCAACAAATAAAAGGAGTCATGAGTCTTGATGag GCATTGAAACAAAAGAAGTTATTTATATTAGATTATCATGATGTGTTCATACCATATGTAGCAAAGGTAAGAAAGCTGAAAGGGAGAACATTGTACGGTTCAagaacattatttttcttaaaccCAGATAGCACTTTAAGGCCACTAGCTATTGAGCTGAGCAGACCACCCATTGATAACGAACCACAATGGAAAGATGTTTTCACACCATGTTGGGATGCCTATGGCCTTTGGCTTTGGAGGATCGCCAAAGCTCATGTTCTCGCTCATGACTCTGGTCATCACCAACTTATTACTCATTG GCTGAGAACTCATTGCTGCGTGGAACCTTATGTGATTGCTACACACAGACAACTAAGTGCAATGCATCCTATGTATAGACTATTGCATCCGCACCTTCGGTATACCATGGCGATCAATGCAGCGGCTAGGGAAGCCCTTATCAGTGTAGAAGGGCTTATTGAGAATATCTTCTCAACAGGAAAATATTCTATGGAAATTAGTTCCTTGGTCTATGACAAACAATGGCAATTCAACTTAGAAGCTTTACCTGCTGACTTAATTCACAg GGGATTAGCTGTTGAAGATCCAAATGCAGCTCATGGTCTAAAGTTGAGTATTGAAGACTACCCTTTTGCCAATGATGGGCTAATTCTTTGGGATGCCATCAAAGAATGGGTTACAGAATATGTAGATCATTACTATCCCAACCCAAATGTTGTGAATTCAGATGATGAACTTCAAGCATGGTGGACAGAAATTCGAACTGTAGGCCATGCAGATAAAAAGGATGAACCATGGTGGCCAATTCTCAACACTCCTAAAGACCTCATTGACATTGTCACAACCATCATCTGGGTCACTTCTGGGCACCATGCTGCCGTTAACTTCGGACAATATTCTTTCGCAGCTAGTTATTATCCGGCTCGACCTAGTCTTACACGGCTCAACATCCCTACAGAACAACCTAACTCACAGCTTTGGGATTGCTTTCTTGAAAATCCAGAAAACGTGTTTTTAGAAACTTTTCCTACGCATTTTCAAGCGACGTTACTTTTGTCGATTTTGAAGATATTGTCATGTCATTCTCCAGATGAGGAGTATTTAGGAGGGGATATGGAAGCAGCATGGGAAGATGAGGATGTTATAAAGGAAGCATTTTATAAGTTTAGAGCAAAACTGCAAAATTTGGAAGTGATTATTGATGAAAGAAATGCTAATCCTAATTTGAGAAATAGACATGGAGCAGCTGGAATTGGGCCTTATCAACTTTTGAAGCCATTTTCAGAGCCTGGTGTTACAGCTAGAGGGGTTCCTAATAGTGTTTCcatttga
- the LOC101214639 gene encoding linoleate 13S-lipoxygenase 2-1, chloroplastic isoform X1, with product MLNSSIHYRSNQASFAYQKSFIHRNVEPVLVHLHQGLKPNPSHIGFTNNLSVVKESSFAMTSINRPISIKVVVTIKQCINDLFPHFGFKPRLDHITNWWPSQALGLEFISNEMDPTTGLEKGTTKAYAERVKRKDNEVIVYETKVVIPADFGAIGGVLVENEHNKEMFLMDIVIHGIPTQYHLHFPCNSWIQSKDRRIFFTTKSYLPSNTPDGLKRYRREELRNLQGNGYKKHESHHRIYDYDVYNDLGDPDKGVHHSRPILGGKKFPYPRRCMTGRPRTSSDSLSEVRSMEFYVPRDEAFSISKQGNTLMKAFNSMLHGFLLPALEDNFNKHYSTLFETKHDRSPCPKLVQILTDKAMDILLLHSSQTSYGDKFFWFRDEEFARQTLAGLNPYSIRLVTEWPLKSKLDPSIYGSPESAITDEIVEQQIKGVMSLDEALKQKKLFILDYHDVFIPYVAKVRKLKGRTLYGSRTLFFLNPDSTLRPLAIELSRPPIDNEPQWKDVFTPCWDAYGLWLWRIAKAHVLAHDSGHHQLITHWLRTHCCVEPYVIATHRQLSAMHPMYRLLHPHLRYTMAINAAAREALISVEGLIENIFSTGKYSMEISSLVYDKQWQFNLEALPADLIHRGLAVEDPNAAHGLKLSIEDYPFANDGLILWDAIKEWVTEYVDHYYPNPNVVNSDDELQAWWTEIRTVGHADKKDEPWWPILNTPKDLIDIVTTIIWVTSGHHAAVNFGQYSFAASYYPARPSLTRLNIPTEQPNSQLWDCFLENPENVFLETFPTHFQATLLLSILKILSCHSPDEEYLGGDMEAAWEDEDVIKEAFYKFRAKLQNLEVIIDERNANPNLRNRHGAAGIGPYQLLKPFSEPGVTARGVPNSVSI from the exons atgctaaaCTCTTCAATACATTATAGGTCAAACCAAGCTTCGTTTGCGTATCAAAAGTCATTTATTCATAGAAATGTTGAACCTGTATTAGTCCATCTACATCAAGGGTTAAAACCAAATCCTTCTCATATTGGTTTCACCAATAATCTCAGTGTTGTTAAAGAGTCATCCTTTGCTATGACTTCCATCAACAGGCCAATTTCAATCAAAGTCGTGGTTACAATCAAACAGTGCATCAATGATTTGTTTCCACATTTTGGGTTCAAACCAAGGCTCGACCATATCACTAATTGGTGGCCAAGTCAAGCTCTTGGTTTGGAGTTTATTAGCAATGAGATGGATCCAA CAACAGGATTGGAGAAGGGAACAACAAAAGCTTATGCAGAGAGAGTGAAGAGAAAGGATAACGAGGTAATTGTGTATGAGACAAAGGTGGTAATTCCAGCAGATTTTGGTGCAATTGGAGGAGTTTTGGTTGAGAATGAACACAACAAAGAGATGTTTCTTATGGACATTGTGATTCATGGAATTCCAACACAATATCATCTTCATTTCCCATGCAATTCTTGGATTCAGAGCAAAGATAGAAGAATCTTCTTCACCACTAAG TCATATTTGCCGTCAAATACACCAGATGGACTAAAGAGATATAGAAGAGAAGAGCTTAGAAATTTGCAAGGCAATGGATATAAGAAACATGAGAGCCACCATAGGATATACGATTATGACGTGTACAATGATCTCGGTGATCCTGACAAAGGTGTTCACCATTCAAGACCCATTCTTGGTGGTAAAAAATTTCCTTATCCTCGACGTTGTATGACGGGTCGTCCTCGAACCTCATCAG ATTCATTATCAGAAGTCAGAAGTATGGAGTTTTATGTGCCACGAGATGAAGCGTTCTCCATATCAAAACAGGGAAATACATTGATGAAGGCATTTAATTCCATGTTACATGGCTTCTTATTACCAGCTTTAGAGGACAACTTCAATAAACATTATTCCACTCTCTTTGAAACAAAACATGATCGTTCTCCTTGTCCTAAACTTGTTCAAATCCTTACTGATAAGGCCATGGATATCTTACTCTTGCATTCTTCGCAGACATCCTATG GGGACAAATTCTTTTGGTTTAGAGATGAGGAATTTGCTAGACAGACCCTTGCAGGTCTCAATCCGTATAGCATAAGACTTGTCACG GAATGGCCATTGAAGAGTAAGCTTGACCCTTCTATTTATGGTTCCCCTGAATCCGCAATCACTGATGAAATAGTTGAGCAACAAATAAAAGGAGTCATGAGTCTTGATGag GCATTGAAACAAAAGAAGTTATTTATATTAGATTATCATGATGTGTTCATACCATATGTAGCAAAGGTAAGAAAGCTGAAAGGGAGAACATTGTACGGTTCAagaacattatttttcttaaaccCAGATAGCACTTTAAGGCCACTAGCTATTGAGCTGAGCAGACCACCCATTGATAACGAACCACAATGGAAAGATGTTTTCACACCATGTTGGGATGCCTATGGCCTTTGGCTTTGGAGGATCGCCAAAGCTCATGTTCTCGCTCATGACTCTGGTCATCACCAACTTATTACTCATTG GCTGAGAACTCATTGCTGCGTGGAACCTTATGTGATTGCTACACACAGACAACTAAGTGCAATGCATCCTATGTATAGACTATTGCATCCGCACCTTCGGTATACCATGGCGATCAATGCAGCGGCTAGGGAAGCCCTTATCAGTGTAGAAGGGCTTATTGAGAATATCTTCTCAACAGGAAAATATTCTATGGAAATTAGTTCCTTGGTCTATGACAAACAATGGCAATTCAACTTAGAAGCTTTACCTGCTGACTTAATTCACAg GGGATTAGCTGTTGAAGATCCAAATGCAGCTCATGGTCTAAAGTTGAGTATTGAAGACTACCCTTTTGCCAATGATGGGCTAATTCTTTGGGATGCCATCAAAGAATGGGTTACAGAATATGTAGATCATTACTATCCCAACCCAAATGTTGTGAATTCAGATGATGAACTTCAAGCATGGTGGACAGAAATTCGAACTGTAGGCCATGCAGATAAAAAGGATGAACCATGGTGGCCAATTCTCAACACTCCTAAAGACCTCATTGACATTGTCACAACCATCATCTGGGTCACTTCTGGGCACCATGCTGCCGTTAACTTCGGACAATATTCTTTCGCAGCTAGTTATTATCCGGCTCGACCTAGTCTTACACGGCTCAACATCCCTACAGAACAACCTAACTCACAGCTTTGGGATTGCTTTCTTGAAAATCCAGAAAACGTGTTTTTAGAAACTTTTCCTACGCATTTTCAAGCGACGTTACTTTTGTCGATTTTGAAGATATTGTCATGTCATTCTCCAGATGAGGAGTATTTAGGAGGGGATATGGAAGCAGCATGGGAAGATGAGGATGTTATAAAGGAAGCATTTTATAAGTTTAGAGCAAAACTGCAAAATTTGGAAGTGATTATTGATGAAAGAAATGCTAATCCTAATTTGAGAAATAGACATGGAGCAGCTGGAATTGGGCCTTATCAACTTTTGAAGCCATTTTCAGAGCCTGGTGTTACAGCTAGAGGGGTTCCTAATAGTGTTTCcatttga